The following DNA comes from Bradyrhizobium sp. SK17.
CGAAGGTCTCGATCAGTCGGTCGATCAGCTGCGCATCGATCAGCGGCATGTCGCCGAGACAGACGATCGCGCCATCGACATTGTCGGACACCGCCGAAATGCCCGCCTTCACGGAGCTTGCGAGGCCGCCGGCGAAGTCCGGATTGCGGACGAATTTCACCTTGAGCCCGTCGAGCGCCTGCTCGACCAGACCGGCCTGATGCCCGGTGACGACGATCACCTCCGAGGCCTTCGAGGCCAGCGCCTGCTCGGCGACGATGCGCGCGAGCTTCTTGCCGTCGAGCTCGGCGAGCAGCTTGTTCGGGCCGCCCATCCGGGTCGAGCGACCGGCGGCGAGCACGATCGCCGCGACGTGGCGGTTGCCTTCGGTGTCCGGCACGGTGCGCGGCTGCGGCCGCGTCACGATCTCCATCAAGAGACCACCGACGCCCATGCCGGTCAGATCCGACCGTGTCACCTTGATGCCGGCGAGCAGCCGCATCAGCACCCAGTCGAACCCGTTCTCGACCGGCGAGCGCGCGCAGCCCGGCGCACCCAGAACCGGGACACCGCCGGCGCCGCCGATCAGGAGCAGATTGCCGGGATCGACCGGCATGCCGAAATGCTCGATCGCGCCGCCGATCGCGGTGATCGCGGCCGGAATGACGTCGCGGCGATCGGCGATCGCGGACGCGCCGAACACGATGACGAGCTCGGCGCCGAGGCCGAGCAATTCCTTGATCGAGGCGGCGAGCACGGTCTCGTCATGCGGCACGCGGCGCTCGGCGATGATGCTGGCGCCAGCCGGTGCGAGGCGTTCAGCGGTGACGCGCAGCGTCTTGTCGATCACCTTCGGCGCGAGGCCCGGCAGCAGGGTCGAGACCACGCCGACCTTCTTGATCACATAGGGCGCAATCCGCAGCGTGTCGCGACCGGCGACCGCGACGGCGGCATCACGCAACTTGCCCTCGACGCCGAACGGGATCAGCTTGACGGTCGCGATCATCTCGCCTTCGACCACCGGCTTGAATGCCGACAGCGTCGCAAAGGTGATGGCTTCATCCACGCCGTTGATGCGATCGACCGCCGCGCGGTCGACCACCAGCACGCCGGGGCGCGCGGCAAACAGATTGGCGCGTCCGGTGAAGGCGCGCTCGACATTGACGCCCTCGCCCGCCACCGCCTGCGCGATGCTGGCGGCCGCGGCATCCTCGGAGACGTCGCCGTGCTCCAGCCGCACCACGACGACATCCTTGACGCCGGCCTTGGTCAGCGCCTCGACCTCGTCAGGGCCGATCTTGGTGCCCTTCTTGAGCACCAGCGAACCCTGCCGGAGCGTATGCACGGTGACGCCGCCAATCGCGTCGGCCGGACTGGCGGGACCGAACTTCATGCCGCTTCTTCTTTTTCCTTGAGGGGCAAACGCAGCTGCGCAGTGATCTCGGCCATGATCGCAACCGCGATCTCCGACGGCGACACTGCGCCGATGTCGAGCCCGATCGGCGCATGGATGCGGGCGATGTCGCTATCTTTCGCACCCTGCGCGCGCAGCCGCTCGGCGCGCTTGGCATGGGTCTTCCGCGAGCCGAGCGCGCCGATGTAGAAGCAATCGCGGTCGAAGGCGTGCAGCAGCGCCGGATCGTCGATCTTCGGATCGTGCGTCACCGCGACGAACGCCGTGTAGTGATCGACGTTGAGCGGCGGCAGCGCGACGTCGGGCCATTCGGCGACCAGCGGCACGTCGGGAAAACGCTCCGGGCTCGCGAACGCGGTGCGCGGATCGACCACCGTCACGTCATAGTCGAGCGAGCGCGCCAGCGGCGCCAACGCCTGACTGATATGGACCGCGCCGATGATCACGAGCTTCGCGGTCGGCGCGTAGACGTTGAGGAACAGCTTCTTGCCGGCGACCTCGACATTGCCGCTCTTGCCCATCCTGAGCTGCTTGGCGAGCTCGGCGCGCAGCGGATCGGCGGCGATGTCCGCGGCCTTGACCAGGCGCTGCTCGCCATTGGCGGTGTCGGTGACGATGATGACCGGGCGGCGCGCGGCGCGCTCGGCGTTCAGCTGTTTCAGGATCTCGAGCTTCACGGCTAACCGACCTTCTCGACGAAGACGCGGATGGTGCCGCCGCAGGACAGGCCGACATTCCAGGCCGTCTCGTCGGCGACGCCGAATTCGAGCATCTTTGGCTGGCCGCTCGCGATCACGTCGAGCGCCTCGGTGACGACGGCGCCCTCGACGCAGCCGCCGGAGACCGACCCTAAGAACGTGCCGTCGTCATTGATGACGAGGCTCGATCCGGCCGGGCGCGGCGCCGAGCCCCAGGTCTCGACCACGGTGGCGAGCGCCACGCCATGGCCCTCTTTCTGCCAAGCCTCGGCGGCCTGAAGGATGTCTTCGTCGCGGTTGAGCATGGTGGCCTCCTGCTATCGGGTCAGGCTTCTTAGGCTACAGAACGGATCAGGCTGCGATGGTGCGCCGGCGGCGGGGATGACAGCGCCCCGATCAAGCCCTTGATGGACGTCAAGTTATGCACCGGGCGAAATTCGTCAACGTGGGGCAACATCATTTTGATGCCCTGCGCCTTGGCCTCGAAGCCGGAATAGCGCAGCAGCGGGTTGAGCCAGATCAGGCGGCGGCAGGAGCGGTGCAAACGGTCCATCTCGAAGGCCAGTTTGGCATCGGCCTCCCGCTCTAGTCCATCGGATATAAGGAGGACGATGGCGCCCTGCCCCAGCACCCGGCGGGCCCAGAGCTGGTTGAAGGTGTGCAGCGAGGTCGCGATCCGGGTCCCGCCGGCCCAGTCCTCGACCGAGGACGTGCAGCTCGCCAGCGCCTCGTCGGGGTCACGCGCCCGTAACGCCCGCGTCACATTGGTCAGGCGGGTGCCGAACAGGAACACCGAGACCCGCTTGCGGGCGTCCGTGATGGCATGCAGGAAGTGCAGAAACAGTCGGGTGTATTCGCTCATCGAGCCGGAGATATCGAGCAGCGCCACGATCGGTGCCGGCTTCTCGATCCGGCCGAGCTTCCTGATGTCGATGATCTCGCCGCCGGTGCGCAGCGAGTTGCGCACGGTGCGGCGCATGTCGAGCCGCAGGCCGCGTGCATCCGGCTGGTAGCGGCGGGTCACGAGCTCGGCCTGCGGCAGCCGCATCTTGGCGATCTCGCGCGTCACCTCGGCAATCTCGGCCGCGGTCATCTGCGCGAAATCCTTCTTTTGCAGCACCTCCTTGTCGGAGACCGAGAGCTTCAGCTCCTGCTCCTGGGCCTGCGGCCGCTCCTCGCTCTTGGCCGGCTGCGCCATCGCCTCCTGGACCCGGCGCGAGGCCGGCGGCGGCTTCTTCTTGGCGTGGTCGGGCAGCGGCACCGAATCCAGCATGCTCTTCCATTCCTCGGCGGCGCGGAAGAACAGCATGAAGGCCTGATGGAAGATCAGCGCGTGCTCATGGCGCTTGACGAAGATCGCCGCCAGCGTGGCGTAGAAATCGGCGCGGTTGCCGACCTCGATCAGCTGCAACGCGTTGAGCGCATCGATCACCGAGCCCGGCCCGACGGGTAGGCCTGCTGCACGCAGCGCGCGGGCAAAGCCGATCACGTTGTCGGCCATGTGGCCGGTCGGGGGATCGAGGTGGTTGATGGGCATTCGGTGCAATCTCTCCAACTCGTCATTCCGGGGCGCGCGCAGCGCGAGCCCGGAATCCATTTATCATCCCGCGCGTGGCCCAATGGATTCCGGGCTCGCGCCAAGTGGCGCGCCCCGGAATGACGAGCGGTGTTATGCGCGAGACTTACGTCTCGCTCGTCGCTTCCTTCAATGTCTTCTGCAACGCATCGCCCTGCATGCGCGCGATGTCGTCCTGGTATTTCAAGAGCGCACCCAGCGTGTCGCCGACGACCTGCGGCGTCAGTGAGCGGGCGTCGAGTTCCGACAGCGCGGTGGCCCAGTCGATGGTCTCGGCGACGCCAGGCGACTTGTAGAAATCCTGGTTGCGCAGCGCCTGCACGAAGCGCACGACCTGCTGCGACAGCTTGGCAGAGATGTTCGGCACCCGCGACTTGACGATCGCGAGCTCGCGCTCGGCCGCGGGATAGTCCACCCAGTGATAGAGGCAACGCCGCTTCAACGCGTCGTGGATCTCACGCGTGCGGTTCGAGGTGATGATCACGATCGGCGGTGCCGGCGCCTTGACGGTGCCGAGCTCGGGGATGGTAACCTGGAAGTCGCTGAGGATTTCCAACAGATACGCCTCGAACGCCTCATCGGCGCGGTCGAGTTCGTCGATCAGGAGCACCGGCGGGCCGGCGACATCGGGCTCGAGCGCCTGCAACAGCGGCCGCTTGATCAGGAAGCGTTCGGCGAAGATATCGCTGGCGAGCTGGTCGCGGTCGGTGTCGCCGGAAGCTTCCGCCAGCCGGATCGCGATCATCTGCGCCGCGCTGCTCCACTCATAGACGGCGGAGGCGACGTCGAGGCCTTCATAGCATTGCAGCCGGATCAGCTTGCGCCCGAGTGCCGCCGACAGCACCTTGGCGATCTCGGTCTTGCCGACGCCGGCCTCGCCTTCGAGGAACAGCGGCCGGCCCATGCGCAGGGCGAGATAGGTCACGGTCGCGAGCGACCGCTCGGCAAGATAGCCGCGCGACGTCAACAGCTCCTCGAGCGCATCGACGGAAGTGGGTAACGCCGATGCACTCATGGAACAGCCAGTCTTCGAACAGGGGTTAGCAACATCACGCCTAAGATCTAGTCCTTGGGATCCACTCAGGATCTAGTCCCTTGGATCTAGTCCTTAGCTAGTCCTTGGCGTTGGCGGCTTCCACCGCCCTGCGCGCCAGGACGCCGATCAAATGCGCGCGGTATTCGGCGCTGCCGTGCAGGTCGCTGTTCAGGCCTTCGGCCGAAACCTCGATGCCGTCGAGCACTTTGTGCGAGAAGCGCTTCTTCAGGGCCTCCTCGAACGCGGTGACGCGGAACACGCCGTCAGAGCCCGCGCCGGTGACTGCGACCCGCACGTCGGACGGGCGCTTGGCCACGAACACGCCGACCAACGCATAACGCGAGGCCTGGTTGCGGAACTTGATGTAGGCCGCCTTCTTCGGCAGCGGGAACATCACCTTGGTGATGATCTCGTCGGCCTCCAGCGCGGTCGAGAACAGGCCCTGGAAATACTCCTCGGCCTTCAGCCGGCGCTTGTTGGTGACGATGGTCGCGCCCAGCGCCAGCACCGCGGCAGGATAGTCGGCGGTCGGGTCGTTGTTGGCGAGCGAGCCGCCGATGGTGCCGCGATGGCGCACCGCGGGATCCCCGATCAGGCCGGCAAGCTCGGCGAGCGCCGGGATCGCCTCGCCCACGATCGCCGAGTTCGCGACCTCGGCGTGCTTGGCGGTCGCGCCGATCACCAGCGAACGGCCTTTCATCTCGATCGTATCGAGACCTTCGATATGGGAGAGGTCGACCAGGTGCGGCGGGCTCGCGAGCCGCTGCTTCATGACCGGCACCAGCGTATGACCGCCGGCGATCAGCTTGGCGTCCTCGTTCTTTACCAGCAGGTTGGCGGCCTGCCGCACGGTGCCGGGACGATGATATTTGAATTCGTACATTGGCAAATTCCTGGGAATGTCCTGATCGCTTGTCGCGATGAATTGCTGATTGAGCGAGCTCCGGCTTGTCTAAGCCGGGTCCGACTAAGCCAAGTCCGACTAAGCGAGATCCGATTTGGCCATCGCCTTGGCGCCGGCGGCGATCGAGGCCACGATGTTCTGGTAGCCGGTGCAGCGGCACAGATTGCCTTCCAGCTCCTCGCGGATCACTTCATCGGTGAGCTCGTGGCCCTTGCGATGCACCATGTCGACCGCGGTCATGATCATGCCGGGCGTGCAGAAGCCGCATTGCAGGCCGTGATGCTCGCGGAAGGCCTCCTGCATCGGATGCAGCGGCGCCCCGTCAGCCGCCAGTCCCTCGATGGTTTTGACCTCGTGACCGTCGGCCATCACCGCAAGCGTGGTGCAGGACTTCACCGCCTTGCCGTCGAGATGCACGACGCAGGCGCCGCACTGCGAGGTATCGCAGCCGACATGCGTACCGGTCAGCCGCAGATTTTCGCGCAGAAACTGGACCAGAAGGGTACGGGGGTCGACATTCGCGTTCACGGGGTTGCCGTTCACGATCATTGAAATCTTGGCCATCAGCACTCTCTTATCTGCGCCACCGCATATCGGCGAAGCAGGCGGTTTAAAATCATTCCAGACGGCATAATATGGGCGCGCCCCGCGATGGGCAACCTTTCGAGCCACCCATCCAGGACATAACGGCAAGGCATCGCGGGGTCCGAATGACCCGGCCCACGAGCGTGATAGACTCTAGTTCTGACGCGTTCTCTTCACGCGAACCGGGTGCCCACTTCGCTCGAAAACGCTCTAACCCTGCACCGCCTTGGCGAAATTTGCAAAGAATTCGTCGGCGAGCTTCTTGGCCGCGCCGTTGATCAGGCGCTGGCCGAGCTGGGCGAGCTTGCCGCCGATCTGCGCCTCTACGTTGTAGCTCAGGAGCGTACCGCCATCCTTGTCGGCAAGGCCGACCGTGGCGCCACCCTTGGCGAAACCGGCAACCCCGCCCTCGCCTTCGCCGGAGATCTTGTAGCCGTTCGGCGGGTCGAGATCGCTCAAGGTAACCTTGCCCTTGAAGCGGGCGGAGACCGGGCCGACCTTCATCTTGGCAGTGGCGCGGAAGCCGCCCTCGTCGGTCTTCTCCAGTTCCTCGCAGCCGGGAATGCAGGCCTTCAGCACTTCGGGATCGTTGAGCTTGTCCCACACAGCCTGGCGCGGCGCCGCAAGCTGGACTTCGCCGGTCATTGTCATGGCCATGGGGGACCTCCTCGATCGCTAGCTAAACCTGTTTCCCCAAGTAAAGCAGCCGGCACGCAAAGAAAAGGGCACCTTCGGAGGATGAGCGATGCATATTCGCAGCGCAGCAAAGCCGCGCGATCGCTCGCGAAATCGCGCAATCCACCTTGCGGTTGAGATGCCGGCGGGCATTGGCAGCGGGCTGCGGGAATGGTTAGGTCGCACGCCATGAGCACAGCCCTCTCTCCCCTGCTTGCGCCGATGCTGTCGAGCCCCGCGATGCGCGCGGTGTGCGACGATGCCGCCACGCTACAGAACATGCTGGATTTCGAGGCCGCGCTGGCCCGCGCCGAGGCGACCGTCGGCGTAATTCCGTGGGTCGCCGTGACGCCGATTGCGAAAGCCTGCAAGGCCGAATCATTCGACCTGGCAACACTGGCCGACGCCGCGACCCGGTCCGGCAATCTGGCCATCCCCCTGGTGAAGGCCCTGACCGCCGAGGTCGCCAAGGCCGATGCCGAGGCGGCGCGCTACGTACATTGGGGCGCCACCAGCCAGGACGTCATCGACACTGCGACCATGCTGTCGCTGCGCGCCGGCATCGACGCGCTGCTCGCCGACCTCGAGCGCGCCGTTACGGGGTTTGCCGGCCTCGCCCGCGCCCATCGCAACACCGCAATGGTGGCGCGAACCTGGCTGCAACACGCGCTGCCGATGCCGTTCGGCCTGAAGCTCGCCGAATATGCCGCAGCCTTGCACCGCTCCCGCAAGCGATTGCAACGGCTGCGCCACGAGACGCTGGCGCTGCAATTCGGCGGAGCCGCCGGCACGCTCGCCGCCCTCGGCGACAAGGGCCTCGCGGTCGCAGCCCAGCTTGCGAGAGAGCTGGATCTGCCCTTGCCGGATGCGCCCTGGCACACCCATCGCGATCGCATCGCGGAGGCCGCCTCGGTGTTTGCGATCCTTGCCGGCAGTTGCGGCAAGATCGCGCGCGACGTCTCGCTGATGATGCAGACCGATGTGGGCGAAGCCTTCGAGCCGGCCGGCGCCGGCCGCGGCGGCTCCTCCACCATGCCGCACAAGCGCAATCCAGTCGCCGCCGCCAGCGCACTGGGAGCAGCGACCATGGCGCCGAACCTCGCCGCCACGATCTTCGCCGCGCAGGTCCAGGACCATGAGCGCAGCGCCGGTCCCTGGCATGCGGAGTGGCCGACCTTGCCGGGCTTGATGCTGGTGACGTCGGGTGCGCTCGCCGCGATCGTCGATCTCGCCGAAGGGCTCGAGGTCGACGCGGCGCGGATGCGCGTCAATCTCGATGCGACCCATGGGCTGATCATGGCGGAAGCCGTGACGTTTGCGCTGGCCGAGAAGATCGGCAAGAGCGATGCCCACCATCTGATCGAGGCCGCAAGCAAGCAGGCGATCGCGAACAAGAAGCACCTGCGCGACGTGCTGTCGGCGGATGCCAAGGTCACCGCGCACCTCGATGCGAAGCGGATCGCGGCACTGTTCGAACCGATGGCCTATCAGGGCGCCTCGCAAGCGCTGATCGACCGCCTGCTGGCTTCGCTGGATGACAAGTAAGTGGAAGCACGCGTTCGCACGCGCCTGACAAGGAGCAAGAAATGCCGATGATCAACGCCGACGGGTGCCTGCTCAACGTCCAGGTGGACGGCCGCGACGGCGGGCCGACCGTGATGCTGTCGAACTCGCTCGGCTGCACCCTGCAAATGTGGGAGCCGCAGATGCGGGCGCTGACGCAGTTGTTCCGCGTCATCCGCTACGACCGCAGAGGTCACGGCAAATCCGGCGTGCCGGCCGGCCCCTACTCGATGGAGCGGTTTGGCCGCGACGTGCTGGCGATCCTCGACGACCTCAACATCGACAAGGTGCATTGGTGCGGCCTGTCGATGGGCGGCATGGTCGGGCAATGGCTCGGCGCCAACGCGCCCGAGCGGTTCGGCAAGATCGTCCTGGCCAACACCGCCTGCTACTATCCGGATCCGACCAACTGGCTGAACCGCATCAAGGCGGTGAAGGAAGGCGGCATCGCCGCGGTCGCCGACGCCGTGATCGCGGGCTGGCTGACTGCCGATTTCCGCGAGCGTGAGCCGGAGACCACCGCACGCATGAAGGCGATGCTGCTGGCCTCGCCGGTCGAAGGCTATCTTGCCTGCTGCGAAGCGCTCTCGACGCTCGACCAGCGTGCGCTGCTGCCCAGGATCAAGAGCCCGACGCTGGTGATCGCCGGCAAGCAGGACATGGCAACGCCGGTGTCGGCGGGAGAGATGATCCGCAGCGGCATTCCCGGCGCCAGCATGACGCTGCTCGATGCCGCACATATTTCCAATGTCGAGCAATCGCACGCCTTCACCGAAGCCGTGGTCGGCTTCCTGACGCAACGCTAACCACCAGCAGCAATGGACGTCGTTGCGAGCGGAGCGAAGCAATCCATGTCACCGCCTGCCGGGACATGGATGGCTTGGTCGCTTCGCTCCTCGCGATGACGGAAGGAGACATCGATGGACGACAATCAGCGTCGCGACGACGGCATGACGCAGCGCCGCAAGGTGCTCGGCAATGAATGGGTCGACAAGTCGATCAAGAACCGCAACGCGTTCAACACCGACTTCCAGGACCTGATGACGCGTTATGCGTGGGGCGACATCTGGACCCGGCCGCATTTCGATCACCGCACCCGCCGCGTGCTGGTGATCGGCACCATGGTGGCGCTCGGCCAATGGGACGAATTCCGCCTGCATGTGCGCGCGGCGCTCGCCGAGGGTGGCTTCACGCCCGAGGACATCAAGGAGATCCTGCTGCAACAGGCGATCTATTGCGGCGTGCCGGCGGCCAATCACGCCGTCAAGGAAGCCGGCGCGATCATCGCAGAACTAGGGCTGCTGAAGGGATAGCTCGCCTGCCGGCGCGGTTGCGTCGGTGGCAGCCGCCCGTGCGCGCTTCGGCGACGTCTCGAACAGCATCACGATCGCGGTGCCGAGCAGCATCAGAAGTTCCGATGCATGCATGCGCAGCGCTTCGATCTCGCCGACCTTGGAGGCCATCACCATGCTGGCGAAGCTCAGCACGCTGCCGAGGCAGAGCGCCACCGCAAGCGCCTCGTCGGCGCCGCTGCTTCGGCGGAACGGCGAAAACACCGTCATCGCGAGGAAGACCGCGAAGAATGCCACCACGGTGATCCGCGCCAGCGCCAGGAGCCATGCGAGCCGCACCGTCGCCATCTTGCCAAGGTGCAGATAGTCGCTGGCATACAGCGCGATCGACACGCTCGGCCGCTCATAGAGGCCGTGGATCGGCGACACCATGATGCTGAAGGCGATGATGGTCCAGACCGGAATGAAATAAGCCGCGAGCAGCGCGCCGTTGAAGGAGCTGATCCGCCAGGTATTCGACATTGCCGCTTCCCGTTTGTCTCCGGCGCCTTTGGGAGCGGCGACGGTTCAGCCAGCGAGGTAACGCCGATCAATTGCCGGCGGCAATTTAAACCCTTTGTTTACCTTAACTGGCCTGGGGATTGTCATAAGGGCGGTCGGCGCCGTGTCAAAACGATGCATGAAGTCAGGCCGGCCCGTCTCTGGACCGCGCCCTTCGACGGGCCCGTGTCCGCGGGCACGCGGTGGCCTCACCGTTCCGGATCAGGCGTCCAGTCTTGCCGCCTCGGATCGGGCTTCCGACCGCACCCCTGGAACACGGGTTCCGGCGCGATCATTGCAAGGCAAGGTCGCGTCGTCCCTGTGACATCTGAACCGCACCCGCCAAAGTAGTTATGTACAAGCCCTTTCTGCTGCTGCCATGCTGTTGCCGCCGCGGGGGTTCCACTGTTAGAAAATGACACGACGCGACGGATCAGGCTGCCGGGGGCCCTTGCCGCGTCACACGCGACGTGGCGTTTTCGAGCGAAGTGGGGACTAGCGGCAGCGCATGGATTATTTCGCCCAGCAACTGATCAACGGCCTCGTGCTCGGTTCGATCTACGGCCTGATCGCCATCGGCTACACGATGGTCTACGGCATCGTCGGCATGATCAATTTCGCCCATGGCGACATCTTCATGATCGGCGGCTTCATCGCGATGATCTCGTTTTTGGTGCTGGTGTCGCTCGGCCTCACTGCGATTCCCCTGATCCTGCTGATCGTGCTGCTGGTCTCGATGGTGATCACCGCGCTCTATGGCTGGACCATCGAGCGCATCGCCTACCGGCCCTTAAGGCATTCGTTCCGCCTGGCGCCGATGCTGTCGGCGATCGGCATGTCATTCGTGCTGACCAATTTCTCGCAGGTGTCGCAGGGGGCGCGGGTCAAGCCGGTGCCGCCGATCATCACCGGCGGCTACACGCTGCATGAAGGCCCCGAAGGCTTCGCGGTGCAGCTCTCCAATATCCAGATCGTGGTCGTGCTCGCCACCATCGTGCTGCTCGCGGTGTTCACCTGGCTGGTCTCGCGCACCCGGCTCGGGCGTGACATGCGCGCCTGCGAGCAGGACCAGACCATGGCGGCGCTGCTCGGCGTCGATGTCGATCGCACCATCTCGATGACCTTCGTGATCGGTGCCGCACTGGCCGCCGTCGCCGGCATGATGTACCTGCTCTATTACGGGCTGGTCGATTTCTTCATGGGTTTCGTCGCCGGCATCAAGGCGTTCACCGCCGCGGTGCTCGGCGGCATCGGTTCGCTGCCCGGCGCGATGCTCGGTGGGCTCGCGATCGGCCTGATCGAAACGTTCTGGTCGGCGTATTTCTCGGTCGAGTACAAGGACGTCGCCGCGTTCTCGATCCTGATCGTGGTGCTGATCTTCATGCCGACCGGCCTGCTCGGCCGTCCCGAAGTCGAAAAAGTCTGACAGGCACTTCGTGAGCGCGACATCCGCCCGCCCCTCGCACGCCGCGCAGCCCTCGGGCAGCGCCTTCATTCTCAAGAAAGCCCTGATCAGCGCCGTCGTCGCGCTGGTGCTGTTCTCGCTGATGATCGGCGTGCGCACCGAGGCCGGCCCGCAAGGCGGCCTGATCTACTGGACGCGGTTCGGCGATCTCGCGGCCATGGTCGGCACCGTGTTCGGCGGCAGCATCATCATCGAATTGCTGCGGCAATGGTGGGGACCGGTCGATACCGAGCGCGTCGTGCCGAAACCGGTGCAGGCGGCGATGTCGTTCGCCGGCCGCTGGCTGGCTCCGGCGCTGCTGGTGTTCGCCTTCCTGGTCCCGGTGATCTTCTACAACCAGCGCTACATTCTCGACCTCTCGATCCTGGTCGTGACTTACGTGATGCTGGGTTGGGGCCTCAACGTCGTGGTCGGTCTCGCCGGCCTGCTCGACCTCGGCTACGTCGCCTTCTATGCGGTCGGCGCCTATTCCTACGCCCTGCTCGCCACCAATTTCGGACTGTCGTTCTGGGTCTGCCTGCCGCTCGCCGGCATCCTCGCGGCATTCTGGGGCGTGCTGCTCGGCTTCCCGGTGCTGCGGTTGCGCGGCGACTATCTCGCGATCGTGACGCTGGCCTTCGGCGAGATCATCCGCCTCGTCATCATCAACTGGCAAAGCCTGACCGGCGGCCCCAACGGCGTCTCCGGCATCCCGCGCCCGACGCTGTTCGGCATTCCGCTCGACAACAGCGATGACGGGCTTGCGGCCAAGCTCGGCATCGACTTCTCGCCGACCCACCGCATCGTGTTCCTGTTCTATCTGATCCTGGCGATGGCGCTGCTTACCAACTGGGTGACGATCCGGTTGCGCCGGCTGCCGATCGGCCGCGCCTGGGAAGCGCTGCGCGAGGACGAGGTGGCCTGCCGCGCGCTCGGCATCAACGTCACCACGACCAAGCTGACCGCGTTTGCGACCGGCGCGATGTTCGGCGGCTTCGCCGGCGCGTTCTTCGCCACCCGGCAGGGCTTCATCAGTCCGGAATCCTTCACTTTCCAGGAATCGGCGCTGGTGCTGGCGATCGTCGTGCTCGGCGGCATGGGCTCGCAACTCGGCGTCGCGCTGGCGGCGGTGGCCATGATCGGCGGCTTCGAACTGTTCCGCGGCTTCGATCAGTACCGCATGTTGGTGTTCGGCATCGCGATGGTGCTGTTGATGATCTGGCGGCCGCGCGGCCTGATCGGCCATCGCGCGCCGACCGTGTTCCTGGAGCGCAACCAGGCGATCTCGTCCGACCTCGTCAAGGAGGGCCACGGATGAGCGGCGACAACATCCTCACCGTCGACCGCCTGATGATGCGCTTCGGCGGCATCGTCGCGGTCAACGAACTCTCCTTCACCGCGCAGCGGCGCCAGATCACCGCGCTGATCGGACCGAACGGCGCCGGCAAGACCACGGTGTTCAACTGCATCACCGGCTTCTACCGGCCGAGCGGCGGCGCGATCCGGCTCGCCCATGATGACGGCCACACCATGCAGCTCGAGCGGCTCGGCGATTTCCGCATCACCAAGCTCGCCAAGGTGGCGCGCACCTTCCAGAACATCCGGCTGTTTCCCGGCATGACCGCGCTGGAGAACCTGATGGTGGCGCAGCACAACGCGCTGATGCGCGCCTCGGGCCTGACCCTGCTCGGCCTGATCGGCGCGCCGTCGTGGCGCACGGCCGAGGAGCGCGCCATCGAGCTGGCGCGGACCTGGCTCGACCGCGTCGGCCTGCTCGCGCGCGCCGACGATGCCGCCGGCAACCTCGCCTATGGCGACCAGCGCCGGCTCGAGATCGCGCGCGCGATGTGCACCGAGCCCGTGCTGCTCTGCCTCGACGAACCGGCCGCCGGATTGAACGCGCGCGAGAGCGGCGGGCTGAACGAGCTGCTGCTCTCGATCCGCAACGACCACGGCACCTCGATCCTGCTGATCGAGCACGACATGTCGGTGGTGATGGAGATTTCCGACCATGTCGTGGTGATGGACTAC
Coding sequences within:
- a CDS encoding NTP transferase domain-containing protein: MKFGPASPADAIGGVTVHTLRQGSLVLKKGTKIGPDEVEALTKAGVKDVVVVRLEHGDVSEDAAAASIAQAVAGEGVNVERAFTGRANLFAARPGVLVVDRAAVDRINGVDEAITFATLSAFKPVVEGEMIATVKLIPFGVEGKLRDAAVAVAGRDTLRIAPYVIKKVGVVSTLLPGLAPKVIDKTLRVTAERLAPAGASIIAERRVPHDETVLAASIKELLGLGAELVIVFGASAIADRRDVIPAAITAIGGAIEHFGMPVDPGNLLLIGGAGGVPVLGAPGCARSPVENGFDWVLMRLLAGIKVTRSDLTGMGVGGLLMEIVTRPQPRTVPDTEGNRHVAAIVLAAGRSTRMGGPNKLLAELDGKKLARIVAEQALASKASEVIVVTGHQAGLVEQALDGLKVKFVRNPDFAGGLASSVKAGISAVSDNVDGAIVCLGDMPLIDAQLIDRLIETFAPDRGHLIAVPVSEGRRGNPVLWSRRFFRELMTLDGDIGARHLIAKHAEVVAEVPVEGNSAFLDIDTPQALEAARRG
- a CDS encoding XdhC family protein, with product MKLEILKQLNAERAARRPVIIVTDTANGEQRLVKAADIAADPLRAELAKQLRMGKSGNVEVAGKKLFLNVYAPTAKLVIIGAVHISQALAPLARSLDYDVTVVDPRTAFASPERFPDVPLVAEWPDVALPPLNVDHYTAFVAVTHDPKIDDPALLHAFDRDCFYIGALGSRKTHAKRAERLRAQGAKDSDIARIHAPIGLDIGAVSPSEIAVAIMAEITAQLRLPLKEKEEAA
- a CDS encoding XdhC family protein, whose protein sequence is MLNRDEDILQAAEAWQKEGHGVALATVVETWGSAPRPAGSSLVINDDGTFLGSVSGGCVEGAVVTEALDVIASGQPKMLEFGVADETAWNVGLSCGGTIRVFVEKVG
- a CDS encoding VWA domain-containing protein — its product is MPINHLDPPTGHMADNVIGFARALRAAGLPVGPGSVIDALNALQLIEVGNRADFYATLAAIFVKRHEHALIFHQAFMLFFRAAEEWKSMLDSVPLPDHAKKKPPPASRRVQEAMAQPAKSEERPQAQEQELKLSVSDKEVLQKKDFAQMTAAEIAEVTREIAKMRLPQAELVTRRYQPDARGLRLDMRRTVRNSLRTGGEIIDIRKLGRIEKPAPIVALLDISGSMSEYTRLFLHFLHAITDARKRVSVFLFGTRLTNVTRALRARDPDEALASCTSSVEDWAGGTRIATSLHTFNQLWARRVLGQGAIVLLISDGLEREADAKLAFEMDRLHRSCRRLIWLNPLLRYSGFEAKAQGIKMMLPHVDEFRPVHNLTSIKGLIGALSSPPPAHHRSLIRSVA
- a CDS encoding MoxR family ATPase, with the translated sequence MSASALPTSVDALEELLTSRGYLAERSLATVTYLALRMGRPLFLEGEAGVGKTEIAKVLSAALGRKLIRLQCYEGLDVASAVYEWSSAAQMIAIRLAEASGDTDRDQLASDIFAERFLIKRPLLQALEPDVAGPPVLLIDELDRADEAFEAYLLEILSDFQVTIPELGTVKAPAPPIVIITSNRTREIHDALKRRCLYHWVDYPAAERELAIVKSRVPNISAKLSQQVVRFVQALRNQDFYKSPGVAETIDWATALSELDARSLTPQVVGDTLGALLKYQDDIARMQGDALQKTLKEATSET
- a CDS encoding xanthine dehydrogenase family protein subunit M, which encodes MYEFKYHRPGTVRQAANLLVKNEDAKLIAGGHTLVPVMKQRLASPPHLVDLSHIEGLDTIEMKGRSLVIGATAKHAEVANSAIVGEAIPALAELAGLIGDPAVRHRGTIGGSLANNDPTADYPAAVLALGATIVTNKRRLKAEEYFQGLFSTALEADEIITKVMFPLPKKAAYIKFRNQASRYALVGVFVAKRPSDVRVAVTGAGSDGVFRVTAFEEALKKRFSHKVLDGIEVSAEGLNSDLHGSAEYRAHLIGVLARRAVEAANAKD
- a CDS encoding (2Fe-2S)-binding protein, with the translated sequence MAKISMIVNGNPVNANVDPRTLLVQFLRENLRLTGTHVGCDTSQCGACVVHLDGKAVKSCTTLAVMADGHEVKTIEGLAADGAPLHPMQEAFREHHGLQCGFCTPGMIMTAVDMVHRKGHELTDEVIREELEGNLCRCTGYQNIVASIAAGAKAMAKSDLA